One region of uncultured Methanolobus sp. genomic DNA includes:
- a CDS encoding helix-turn-helix domain-containing protein, translated as MMDELIEALQQLGLTSYEAKVLVALTQYGSGTAADIHALSGIPRSAVYGVITKLDDKGLIETQNTKPMRYKALPPEVLINRLKADYEKAIEFSGDQLENIYHAKDGDKEEGSVWNISGVKNVNDKITLMLESAGEEIVFASSYPSLYEVTKVYPIMDSIKDTVQKKISEGVIVKITGRDKGHVKEFVREFPGAQVRAYSNAKTSSPLKGGILVIDNKEILVITINDDVVPISLNATWYGGKEHVQIFKHFADTEWDASSPVDDGK; from the coding sequence ATGATGGACGAACTGATAGAAGCACTTCAGCAACTGGGACTCACATCTTATGAAGCAAAGGTTCTGGTTGCACTTACGCAGTATGGAAGTGGCACGGCTGCGGATATCCACGCTCTTTCAGGTATTCCGCGCTCCGCAGTTTATGGTGTGATTACAAAACTCGATGACAAAGGACTTATCGAGACTCAGAATACCAAACCTATGCGCTATAAGGCACTGCCACCGGAAGTACTGATTAACAGGTTGAAGGCGGACTATGAAAAAGCTATTGAATTCTCAGGGGACCAACTTGAGAACATATACCATGCGAAGGATGGAGACAAGGAAGAAGGCTCGGTCTGGAATATAAGCGGCGTGAAAAATGTCAATGATAAGATTACCCTGATGCTGGAGTCTGCCGGAGAAGAGATTGTGTTTGCTTCCTCATACCCTTCTTTGTATGAAGTTACAAAGGTATATCCTATAATGGATAGCATAAAAGATACTGTCCAGAAAAAGATAAGTGAAGGCGTGATTGTCAAAATCACAGGACGTGACAAAGGACATGTTAAGGAGTTTGTCAGAGAGTTCCCCGGGGCTCAGGTCCGGGCGTACAGTAATGCAAAAACGTCCAGCCCGCTTAAAGGTGGGATACTGGTTATAGATAATAAGGAAATTCTTGTTATTACTATCAATGATGATGTTGTTCCGATTAGTCTAAATGCCACCTGGTACGGTGGGAAGGAGCATGTACAGATTTTCAAGCATTTTGCGGATACCGAATGGGATGCGTCCAGTCCCGTTGATGATGGCAAATAG